GGCAACttttaaaccatttttaaaTGGAACCGAACAGAGGGTTCACCCTGACACTAAAAacgtaagaaaaatatttttaataattcgaGGGTAAGTACTCCCACCCACCCCTACCAGGGTGGTGGATGCCAATGTGCCAGCTGAGCATGTCTAAAGAACAAGTCAAGAAAACAGTTTCCTCTTTAGCCAGTTAATAGCAAAAGACATCACAACAAGAAAACAAAACCATTTTAGGATTGAAACACAGCATCGTTGTAAGTTCTATGACGTTATGAAATGATGATGgtactgaggaaaaattggtaaaCAAACGAAGACTGTGCATGGCCATTCACAAAAATTAGTCGGTAAAAATATTGCTGGAAAGTAAGAgaattgaaacattgcagtagAATGTTCGTACAAGGAAATAGAGGAAATGAATCAGAGTTCCACTCACAAGCTGAAGCTATCAGACTTGGAGATTTTTCCGAGTGAGAGGAATCTTCTTATTTCCTCCAGTAATTAAGTtccatttcattgaaaaaactagaaaagaaGTGTAAAGGTACTCAAGTAACACTGTTACTTTGTTGCTTACCCAGTAGTATAATCAATTCATGCAGTAAAAGCCTACAGTTAGAAAAACAAGAATAGAGGAATAAAAATCATGATTGAGAAAGATTGCATTTAAATGTACTTAAAATTAACGATAAAAAATTACCCCTAATGTTAACATTACTGATGccatttataaataattttcacAAACCAATTCCAACAAAATGATCATGAACATCGAAATaagcaaatttttaatgaaacaatatttgaattagtgagaacgaaaacacaccaactcggtacttcgaaaatgctcaacttccattgaagacagttaatttacataaaggtcattgaagttagcgcatctgtttcaacttggacctttaaagtgacCATAAATATTTGTCTTTCGGATGCAAAagtctttttcttaaactaacttcttcacctactgtgcagttttatGGGTGTcttgataattttcatttttccgagttggtgtgttttcattctcactgattcatttatacAAGCATACACTGAGATaaactgaaatgaaaaaaggGCAAGAGGAGCTTCCACCAAAATTAATAATCTCTTTATCGATTGAAAATTAGATTACTTTGCGATTATAACAAGAGCAGTGTAATAATTACGTAATAAACTTAATGCATTAAGTGCcttcaggtaaaaaaaaaatttcatcaattgataatcaaattaaatataaaaaaagttcattgattCACTTTTTGTAACAGTGAAGAGAATTGAGAATTTGAAAATGGCAGTGCCACTTCCATTTTTCACAATGAACTTACTGGGAAATTTTAATTGCAAGTGAGATTTCTGATAACATTGATAAGCatgattccaaaattttatacTTCAACCGATGAAGttgaaacaaggaaaatttacagccaacaagttttttcttttctactttcagtcgatttttttttaatttacttatttAATCGCTGAATCACAAGGTTGTCTCCACATTGTCACTCTTGTGCGCATTATGTTGAATAAAATACTGACACTTTAACACATATCGAAAACTTTGATGGACACTATGAAACCATTTAACTGAAAATATGGAGTTCTCAGAAATATGAACATATGTTATCTTcagtttctcttcaaaataaagTATTGCACGacaaatttaaatcaaaattagaGGGATCTTAGAGGCTATATTTTGATTGTAACACCCCAGATTCATAACATCATTAAATGCAGGAATAAGTATAGATTAAAAATATTTCGGCTACGTAAGTTTGCTTTGGAATTCAAAAACGCAGTAGAAATCTTTCCCAGCTTTAAATAAACGCAAGAGTTAACAGTGCAGTAAGTCTTGATACCTCCCCTACATGTGTTTTGCTTTTGACTTGGGAATTTAACTACATGATACTTATATAGAAATTCCTTGTTCAATAAACATTGGGCAATGTTTTGAACATTATGTAATTCAAATGTTTCCAGAACAAATTGATGCCTTTTTTTTAGTCAAGCACAAATGAGATAATCTAAAGTCCATGAGGATATTTTGGATGAATGTTTAACTGCTGAtaacaatacaatttttttaaggagaagtCCTATGATGAAAGTAGGTTTAACCTGATCAAAGTACTGATAAAATAAGAGAAGTACCTAACAAAATAAAATCACGGTTCAACatattcattaaaattaaaatcgattAAGTAAAAAAGATGTTTTTAATatcaatcaaataaaaaatgcaagaaaCAGGATTTTAACATgaaagcttaaaaaatgacctactttaaagaaaatagaaaagaagagtaaagaaaaaataaaacaagagaaaaaaatacagttaaAATTAGATAAAGAACTTATTATGAGGCAGCTTGCTCTTGAGGTGCGATTTTGCAGGTGAATGCAATACCTGAGTGAAGAGCATTGCGAATAAATGGAGGTATACTTTCTTTGTTAGCAATGGCTTCGGTGTACACTCTTAATTCTCGGAACATGTTGCGAGTGTACGGATTGCGCCGTGAGACATAACGACGAGCAAGGAAACGGTAATAAATGAACGGAGTCAAAAGACCAGTtcttcctctgtaaaaaaagaagaaaatatggtTTTATTAGTGAAGCTGACATctgtttgatgaaaatttttttgggatCACACTTTTTGGAGAGGCTTAAAAAAGATTGCAATTTCTACAACAATACTGATTCCATTGAATAAGTATAATAACAACAATGGCcatctctcattttttgagCAGGGTTGGATCAGGTAAAGGGAGGGTTACATGGGTAGCAACCCGCAGTGGCAAACTACGGAGACGAATAGAAGAAAtcgtcttttctttttttcttttcttttttttttttggtttcttaAGCCTGCTAAGGTCATCTGTTTTGGAACCTTGGGCCAGCAGACTGTTGACGgctcagagaaaaaaaatcataaattcagTCCTGAACATGAGtttctggcaaaaaaaaaaaaaaaaaatcaggttttctTGTGTGTACGTAGATGTTAGgccaaaaaataagaattaagtAGGATCCCTAGGAGAGGACTATTATAATGTGAAATTCAACAATGCATCATATCCTTGCAGTTGAACCTAGCTTGCATTTGAAGAACTCAAGCTTGACTAGCCTCTGTTTTCCGTTTTCAAGTTTCCCCACCCCCAAATAATACATCCTCTTTCAGCAGTGGATGGTCTTTCATATTAGCAATGCTGCTTCCAAGCTGCACAAGcccaaaaacttttaaaaaatttggaaatgaagtaatttttttcagtaaattctgTACTTAGGTcattatcaatttattttttctcttctataTTCCTTTCATGAATATTGTAATGTCAAAGCATGCTTTATTTTCATTAATGGATATTGGCTTCTCAAAAAAATAGATTCTTCCAATTCATAGATAGATGCATCGATAGTTAATTTCTATACATTGTATTTCCTTGGAGATATTAATGAAAAGCCAACTTTGAACAATTTTATTGGCCTCCTGAGAAAATTGCGTTGGAAAAAGGagatgaaacattttaaaagtatATTGATGTTTCGATATTTCGTTCACTTGGGAAAGTAAAAATGTGTTAAAGTCACAACATTTAGTTTACAACATGAACTTGTAAATCAACGATGATGATCGAAAATGATACATATGAGACACTCACGTGTCACAATCAAAATGGCTGCTTCATCTTTGATAGAAAAACAGGTGGCAATGGTTATTTAGATATATGCAGATGATGAAAAGCTTCTTGAACATATTCATTTGCTTGTTCTTTCATCTAGACACTGAACAGCACTGTTTGGACTTTTGTTCATTGCGGAGAAAgcatttttataataaaaaggGAAATGTTGCCAGCGTATTTCTTGTACACAAACTCAACATATCAATCAAGCTTTTACTATAACCAGAtacttaaaactaaaaatttaaaaaattgttatacttacaaaattaataaaactatACACAGAGGcattaagaaaatttcagcaaagGAAATGAGACGCAAGATATTTCTCGACTGGAACTCGACTAGAGAAATGAGAATCCTGGCTCCCCACCATGAATTTTGTCCAAGAGCCTGTTCAAgattggaaagaaaaaattgttaacaCTTAACTAGAACTACCCAAGAGGGTGTAGAAAAATACTTTTACATTAACGCTTTGCCAATCTACGAGGGGGTTTCGATGAATACAAAAACTTTTGAGAGATTGACTTTCTATCTATTAGCATGGGTGGTCTGATTTAAATCACAGTTCTCTTTAAAATCCATTCATGGAGCAAAAGCTGAAGCTATGAAGTAAGACAGAGGCGTttctaaaacttaaaaaaatcctGACAAATATGCGTTTTTTGCAGTGGCttctttaaaaaacattttggaGGGCTCCCTTTGAATATTATTTCTGAGATCCTTCAAGtcatttacaaaaaatgtaagCTATCCATTATGTGCGCATCAAGCGCTATTAAGCTTTTTCTGCACAGGAAAACTACGGATGGTTCAAAGCACTGCACTGAAATATGCTTTAATGATTAAGATCTCATGAGCTTTGTATCATTTTGATCTAATTTTGttaatcattcttttttttctatttctaattttgttcttttaccaaagtaaaaattaaaacttaaaaaagtaaAGCGGCTTACGTCAAGTAGCGTCAATGAATAACTGGCAAAGTGAATCAATGAGAAGAGGAATACAGGCAGGAGAGCCACTGAACAATCTGTTAAGGAAACACTGAaacttttcaaatgaaaatcatTGGTTaactagggttttttttaagttaagcATTTTGTTTCACTAACTTAcattaaaccaaaaattgataagggcaaaaatacaatttcaataAAAGGTGAGGACAGAAACAAAAGTGTAGAAAGAGAGATTGTGATAAATGGTCCAATTTATAAGTTGGAGGAGAGTTTAACTCCAATTCTGCAGAAAATTGTtaagtttaaaattaataacCAAAAGAAAGAAATGGAATCATAAACTGTTTTCTGAGAGTGAGTGTCTGAAAGGGAGGAAATCACTACAGAGGACTACGTTCATTCATATTCTTAGGGATGTTCGGTCATGATAAGGTTTCTGACTGTCATGGCATCAATCCGCAGCTTcccatgattttgaaaagattAATTTTCAACAGCAAAACTAAGTTATCGTTCTGAAGATATTGGTGATACCTGCTAATTATCTAGTTATCGACCTACTTGTTGTTGCTGGGTATGATACGAGGGTCTCTCAATAAGGAAGTTTAGCTTTTTATTTGCTTGGCGAATATTACAGATATAGAAAAACTGTAAGAAGTCTTTAATTAGTCACACTATCAGCTTAAAAAAACTATATTCAGTTCTTAAATTTGACCCAGGGGTCGCTGAGATATTCAACTTTTACTGCACCCATCTCCTCTCACCGTGGGTCTAATTTTTCTATTGTTGTGGCATTGCAAAGGTGGCATTATCAGGCTGCAAAATTAAGTCAACCGTTTGGTGGGATGCCGAAGTGATGTTGCTAGTTGACTATCTACCACATGGTGTGACCATTACGGCAGAAAAGTAATGGAAAGTCCTGGGATAGCTCAGAACTTGGATTAAAAGGAAACAAACAAGGCTTCTGAGCTGAGAAATATGGCTCCTGCATGACAAATCCAGCCCCTATTTGGCaagaattcctgaaaatttgttggaaacgTTCAattgacacatttttttcacaGCCACCTTATTTACTAAGCTTGACTCCAGGTGATTTTTACCTTTTCCCTCCACTCAAATCGAACTTGGTGGACATGCTCAGTCTTTGCCGTCAAAGACGACAAAGAGGAGATGAAACACGTCAATAGTTGACTCCTTAGTCAGACAATAGCGCTCTTTGCTGATAGGATTAAGAAACTGGTACTGGGCTATGAAAAGTTCATGGAAAGTGAAGGAAGTTACATAGAAAACTGAACCTAAgtgcttttttctttaaatttccttTTGGAGAGTGCATTTTGGATGCCGCAAAATGTAATGACCAAAGGCACAAATCGCGCCTAAAAATCAAACTTGCGGCGAGAGGAGATGGGTGcaaaaaagttaaatatttCAGCAACTCGGGGGTCAAATGTGAAAAACTGCAGCTCGTTTTAAAGCTAAGAGTATGACCAATAAAAGATTCACTTACAGATTTGCTCTCTCGATAATATTCGCGGAGGAAAAAAATAGCGAAACTTACTAATTGGGTGACCTTCGTAAATGGCATCTGTTATGGTGGAAAGTATTTTAAAGGCATAATGGGTACACATTTAGAAAGTTGTTAATTGTTATTGCTACatattcttcttcatttttatattaGCCTATAAATTCGCAAATTTGACTTGTGTGGGTCAATCATGCCGCCAAAAtgtactttgaaaaatttttttaggtGAAGAATAGCTTTAATTTCTCGTACCACTTAATTTAGAAACCTTAATCTTTTCAACAATTTATCAGTTGCTGAATTTTGAAGCTATCCCTTTTATTGCTTAAAATGATAGTGAGACTCATTCTACAGTATCGACATTCTTTCCAATCTTTACCAAACATTTGGTAGCACATAGTGAAATCCTCTTTTCACGTGCGCATTACTTTGGTGATCTTGACATCCATGCATGCAAGAATAccactgccatgctaaagaagaacaccatatagccttcaggcgttgccaaatttctcat
This window of the Bemisia tabaci chromosome 3, PGI_BMITA_v3 genome carries:
- the Kr-h2 gene encoding Krueppel homolog 2 → MGDANQSTPPKGWDSIKKHCIEHKLDVALWFTRLFTITFTLNYFIPIFGNPYSAYHRALLANAATSALRLHQRLPRVSLSAEFFNQLWNEDSAHYLLFSLIFIYSTPVALALLPVFLFSLIHFASYSLTLLDALGQNSWWGARILISLVEFQSRNILRLISFAEIFLMPLCIVLLILGRTGLLTPFIYYRFLARRYVSRRNPYTRNMFRELRVYTEAIANKESIPPFIRNALHSGIAFTCKIAPQEQAAS